The Flavobacterium sp. 140616W15 sequence CTCAATATGCATATGTCGATGCAATTGCAACTTATGAAAGAGTAGCAGAAAAAGGATATAAAGACGAGAAAATGTTCCAAAAATTAGGGAACGCCTACTATTTTAATGGCGAGCTAATAAAAGCAGCGAAATGGTATGATGCGCTCTTTGCCATGAATGAAGAGCAGGAACCAGAATATTACTATCGTTATGCGCAAACTTTAAAAGCTACGGGAGATTATGCTAAAGCAGATAAAATTTTAGAAGCTTTCAATAAAAAAACGGATACAGATAAAAGAGGGATATTGTTTGAAAAAAACAAGAACTATCTCGAACAAATAAAAGCTAATTCAGGACGCTTTGAAATAGCTGATGCTGGAATTAATTCAACACAAACAGATTACGGAAGTGCTTATTATGATAATAAAATCGTATTTGCATCGGCAAGAGATACTGGAGGTGTAGTTAGAAATACATTTAAATGGACTAATAAAACCTTTACAAACCTTTATTCGGCAGAATTAAAAGCAGATGGAACAGTTGGAAAACCAGAACGATTTGAAAAGAAAATAAATTCTAAATTCAATGAATCTACACCAGTTTTTACAAAAGATGGAAAAACAATGTACTTTACAAGAAACAATTTTCTAGATGGTAAAAGAGGGAGAGATGAACAAAAGATTACGCTTTTAAAACTCTATAAAGCTGATTTTACTAATGGTAAATGGACAAATGTAACAGAATTACCATTCAATAGTAATCAATATAGTACAGCACATCCAGCATTAAGTAAAGATGAAAAAACATTATATTTTGCATCAGATATGCCAGGAACCCTTGGTCAATCTGATTTATATAGTGTAGTTATTAATCCTGACGGAAGTTTTGGTAAACCACAAAATTTAGGAGCAGCAATTAATACAGAAGGAAGAGAAACTTTTCCGTTTGTATCCTCAGACAACGAATTGTATTTTGCTAGCGATGGACGTCCAGGCTTGGGAGGACTTGATGTGTTTGTGTCTAAAATAAATAGTGACGGAACCTTCTCAGCTGTTCAAAATCTAGGAGCACCAATAAATAGCCAACAAGACGACTTTGCATTCATAATTAACAGCGAAAAAAGAAATGGATTTTTCTCGTCTAATAGAGAAGGAGGAATTGGAAACGATGATATCTACCGATTTACTGAAATCAAAAAAATACTTTGCGAACAATTATTAAAAGGTACAGTTGTCGATTTAGAAACTAATAAGATAATAGAAAATTCTAAAGTACTATTGTTAGACGAACAATTTAAAACTATTGGAGAAGTTATAACTGCAACAGATGGTAGTTATAAATTTAATATTGATTGTGGTAAAACCTATCATGTAAGAGCGAGCAAACAAGATTATGAAACCAAAGAACTTTCAGTTACAATCAAAAATGAAACAGGAGTAACTAGTTTAATGCTTCCTTTAGAGAAACGAATTAAGCCGATAGGAGTAGGAACAGATCTAGCTAAAACACTTGATATTCCAATTATTTATTTTGATCTAGATAAATCATTTATTCGTAAAGATGCAGCTTTTGAATTAGAGAAAATCTTAGCAGTAATGAAGCAATATCCAAAGATGAAAATTGATGTTCGTTCACATACAGATAGCCGACAAACAGCAAAATATAATATTGCTTTATCAGACAGAAGGGCAAAATCTACTATACAATGGCTAGTCAAAAACGGTATTGCTCAGAATCGTGTAACAGGTAAAGGATATGGAGAGAGTCAGTTAGTAAATCACTGTTCAGATGGAGTTCCATGTACAGAAGCTGAACATCAGTTAAACAGACGAAGCGAATTTATTATCGTTTCAATGGAATAATATTGTAGTACATCTAATTGAATACCACATTTATAAATAATACCTTTTCTTAATCAAGAAAAGGTATTATTTGTTTTAGATTAATCCATTTTCAATAAAGAAATATTTAACAAATGTGATATAAAAATAAGATAAACGCTTTGTTTTGCTGGTTTTTATGATAAATTGAATGGATTTTTGAGTCAAATTTAAAATTAATGTTATTTGTAAGTTGTTTTTCTTTAAATTTATAGTTCTTAAAATTATCAGATATGACTGTAAATCAAATACTAAGCACGAAAGGAAAAGAAGTTTATTCAGTACTTTCATCGACCACCGTTTACGAAGCATTGAAAGTAATGGGTGAGAAAAACATTGGTGCCATCTTAGTTATAGATGGAACAGAGTTAAAAGGGATATTATCGGAGAGAGATTATGCACGAAAAATTGTGTTGAAAGACAAATCTTCGAAAGAGACTTTTGTTCATGAAATTATGGAAAGTAATGTCATTACAATAAGCCTATCCGATAGTTTAGATTCGTGTATGGAATTAATGAGTAGTAAAAGAATTAGACATCTACCAGTAGTAGATAATGGTGTTGTGGTCGGAATTATATCTATAAGTGACGTTGTGAAATCAATAATAGAAATACAAAAAGACACCATTAATCATCTAAATTCTTATATATCACAGTAAAAAAACAAACTAAATGTAACAAAAAAATAACCCGATTAATTTCGGGTTATTTTTTTGTTGGTTATGATCAAATATCATTATTAAATAAAAGAACAGTAAAAAGCTTCCTTTTTAAACCAAGTCTTATATCTTTGTAAGCTAGAATAAAATCTAAAAACGATGAATAAAGATAGTAAAAGAAGCGAGGCGTTGTTGTATCATTCAAAGCCTACTCCAGGTAAAATTCAAGTAGTTCCAACCAAAAAATATGCAACTCAAAGAGATTTGTCTTTGGCATATTCACCAGGTGTTGCTGAACCATGTTTAGAAATTGCAAGAGATGTAAACGAAGTATATAAATACACTGCAAAAGGAAATCTTGTTGCTGTAATAACAAATGGAACCGCGGTTTTAGGTTTAGGAGATATAGGTCCTGAAGCATCAAAACCAGTAATGGAGGGGAAAGGATTGTTATTTAAAATATTTTCAGATATCGATGTTTTCGACATTGAGATTGGAACAAAAGATATTGAAGAATTCATTCAGACAGTAAAGAATATTGCTCCAACATTTGGAGGAATTAATCTAGAAGATATTAAGGCACCAGAATCTTTCGAAATAGAAAGAAGATTGGTTGAAGAACTTAATATTCCTGTAATGCATGATGATCAGCACGGAACTGCAATTATATCTTCTGCAGCTTTAATAAACGCGTTAGAGTTGGCTGATAAAAAAGCCGAAGATGTAAAAATGGTAGTTTCAGGAGCGGGATCAGCAGCTTTGGCTTGTGCTGATTTATATGTTCTATTAGGAGTAAAAATAGAGAATATTTTAATGTACAACAGTAAAGGGCTTTTAACAAAAAACAACCCTTCATTGTCTGCTTTACAATTAAAGTATGCTAAAGATATAGAGCCAATTGGTTTAGAAGAAGCTTTAAAAGGAGCAGATATTTTCCTTGGATTATCGTCAGGAGATATTATGACAGCAGATATGTTGTTAGGAATGGCTGAAAATCCTATTGTTTTTGCAATGGCAAATCCTAATCCAGAAATTGATTATAACCTAGCTGTTGCAACTCGTAAGGATGTTATTATGGCTACGGGTCGTTCAGATTATCCTAATCAAGTAAATAATGTATTAGGGTTTCCTTATATTTTTAGAGGAGCTTTGGATGTAAGAGCTACTAAAATTAACGAAGCAATGAAAATGGCAGCCGTTAGAGCACTAGCTTCATTGGCAAAAGAATCAGTTCCAGAGCAAGTAAATGTTGCTTATGGAGCAACCAAATTAGGATTTGGAAGAGAGTATATAATCCCGAAACCATTTGATCCAAGATTAATTACTATAGTTGCACCAGCAGTAGCCAAAGCAGCAATGGAGTCAGGAGTAGCTTTAAACCCAATAACAGATTGGGAAAAATATGAAGAAGAACTTTTGGCGCGTTTAGGGAATGATAATAAAATGGTTCGTTTGATTACAAATAGAGCAAAAATGGATCCAAAAAGAATCGTTTTTGCAGAAGCAGACCATTTAAATGTATTAAAAGCTGCTCAAATTGTACACGAAGAAGGCATCGGTTTTCCTATATTATTAGGAAATAAAGAAATCATTCTAGAGCTTAAAGAAGAACTTGGTTTTGATGCAGATGTAGAAATTATTGATCCAAAAACAAAAGATCAAGAAGAAAGAAGAAATCAATTTGCAGCATCTTATTGGTCAACAAGAGAGAGACGTGGGATATCTTTACTAGATGCTCAGAAATTAATGCGCGAAAGAAACTATTTTGCTGCAATGATGGTTAATGAAGGAGAAGCGGATGCATTAGTAACAGGACACTCAAGAAGTTATCCGTCGGTTGTAAAACCAATGTTGCAAATTATAGAAAAAGCGCCAGGAGCTTCACTTGTTGCAACTGCAAATATGATGATGACAAGCAGAGGACCAATGTTCTTATCAGATACTGCAATTAATATCAATCCATCAGCAGATGATTTGGCTAAAATTGCTGTTATGACTGCAAAAACTGCAAAAATGTTTGGTGTAGAACCAGTAATCGCAATGGTTTCATATTCTAATTTCGGATCTTCAACAAATCCAGGAGCATCAAAAGTGAGAGAAG is a genomic window containing:
- a CDS encoding OmpA family protein, translating into MKIKYTIYTIFLVLIALRANAQAGVEKKADKDYAQYAYVDAIATYERVAEKGYKDEKMFQKLGNAYYFNGELIKAAKWYDALFAMNEEQEPEYYYRYAQTLKATGDYAKADKILEAFNKKTDTDKRGILFEKNKNYLEQIKANSGRFEIADAGINSTQTDYGSAYYDNKIVFASARDTGGVVRNTFKWTNKTFTNLYSAELKADGTVGKPERFEKKINSKFNESTPVFTKDGKTMYFTRNNFLDGKRGRDEQKITLLKLYKADFTNGKWTNVTELPFNSNQYSTAHPALSKDEKTLYFASDMPGTLGQSDLYSVVINPDGSFGKPQNLGAAINTEGRETFPFVSSDNELYFASDGRPGLGGLDVFVSKINSDGTFSAVQNLGAPINSQQDDFAFIINSEKRNGFFSSNREGGIGNDDIYRFTEIKKILCEQLLKGTVVDLETNKIIENSKVLLLDEQFKTIGEVITATDGSYKFNIDCGKTYHVRASKQDYETKELSVTIKNETGVTSLMLPLEKRIKPIGVGTDLAKTLDIPIIYFDLDKSFIRKDAAFELEKILAVMKQYPKMKIDVRSHTDSRQTAKYNIALSDRRAKSTIQWLVKNGIAQNRVTGKGYGESQLVNHCSDGVPCTEAEHQLNRRSEFIIVSME
- a CDS encoding CBS domain-containing protein; its protein translation is MTVNQILSTKGKEVYSVLSSTTVYEALKVMGEKNIGAILVIDGTELKGILSERDYARKIVLKDKSSKETFVHEIMESNVITISLSDSLDSCMELMSSKRIRHLPVVDNGVVVGIISISDVVKSIIEIQKDTINHLNSYISQ
- a CDS encoding NADP-dependent malic enzyme, with product MNKDSKRSEALLYHSKPTPGKIQVVPTKKYATQRDLSLAYSPGVAEPCLEIARDVNEVYKYTAKGNLVAVITNGTAVLGLGDIGPEASKPVMEGKGLLFKIFSDIDVFDIEIGTKDIEEFIQTVKNIAPTFGGINLEDIKAPESFEIERRLVEELNIPVMHDDQHGTAIISSAALINALELADKKAEDVKMVVSGAGSAALACADLYVLLGVKIENILMYNSKGLLTKNNPSLSALQLKYAKDIEPIGLEEALKGADIFLGLSSGDIMTADMLLGMAENPIVFAMANPNPEIDYNLAVATRKDVIMATGRSDYPNQVNNVLGFPYIFRGALDVRATKINEAMKMAAVRALASLAKESVPEQVNVAYGATKLGFGREYIIPKPFDPRLITIVAPAVAKAAMESGVALNPITDWEKYEEELLARLGNDNKMVRLITNRAKMDPKRIVFAEADHLNVLKAAQIVHEEGIGFPILLGNKEIILELKEELGFDADVEIIDPKTKDQEERRNQFAASYWSTRERRGISLLDAQKLMRERNYFAAMMVNEGEADALVTGHSRSYPSVVKPMLQIIEKAPGASLVATANMMMTSRGPMFLSDTAININPSADDLAKIAVMTAKTAKMFGVEPVIAMVSYSNFGSSTNPGASKVREAVAYLHKNHPELVIDGEIQADFALNPELLQEKFPFSKLAGKKVNTLIFPNLESANITYKLLKELNKVDSIGPIMLGMGKPVHIFQLGASVEEMVNMSAIAVIDAQEKQIKKNNLTK